In the genome of Acetoanaerobium noterae, the window ATGCTTTTACCTGCGGTGGTAGTAATATCTATGTCAATAGTGGGATATATTTTAAATTTATTTAAACTGGGAACTAATAGTAATTTATTTACAAATGTAACTTCATTCAAAATAATAATTATAGTTGCTATATATTCTATTTTCGTTATAGTAATGTATTTAGAAAGCCTAAATAACCAATTAAATAAGATAGCTAAAAATATAAATACTTATATTAAGCTAATAAAATCTTAATCGAAAAAAGGGTCAAGTTGACCCTTTTTTATTTTGTATATAAATATAATATAAAGATAAATTATTTTTTATTTATTTTTATACATCTTATTGGATGCTATATACATAAGCACTTTTTGAATAAATTCAAAATCATCATCGGAAAACATTTCATCTTCGATATTGTTATTTTTTAGATAATTGAGTATAATGGTTTTAAATCTAGGGTAATATTCTCCTAGCCCATCTGATTTTAAGCCTATAATTTCTAAAACATCGTAGGTATTAATATTTAAGGCATTGCATATATTTACTAAAGACTTTATATTTATGCTTTTATCTGGATAAGTTATATATGAATGAATAGTTGATTTTGATACCTTTGAAATCTTTGCAAGTTCCGTATAAGTTATATCTAAAGTTTTCATTCTTTGCTGAATTAAAACTTTCAGTATTTCGTCATAATCATGTTTCATAAAATACTCCTTTCTTTGATATTAACTTAATAATAACCAAAAAGCCTAAGCATTTAAAGAAATATAAAAAAATTCCAGAAAAAAGGAAAAAGTATTGAAATTTCCTAAAAAAAGGATTATAATTAAGATATTCAATTTCTTGAAAGGATAAAAAGGGGGTGAACATTATAGATAATAATTATGAAAATATGGATTTTTACAAAAAAAAGATGGGGAAAAACATTCAGGATATAAGAAACGATAAAAATTTAACACTCAATAATTTAGCCGAATTATCTAACATATCTCCAGGAACTATTTCAATGCTAGAAACTGGTTCATTTTTTAGGACTAGATTTTCTACAATTTTCACTATCTTAAAAGCTTTAGGACTTAATGAAGAGGACTTTCTAAAAAATATAATATTAGACATTCCTTTTGAGGTTACAGCAAATTTTATTTCATATTCTGAGTTTGAAAAGAGTTGTTTAGAAAAATGTTTAAGGACTATAAAGCAATAATTGAAGAACTTTCTTTGAATCACAATATTAAGACATCAAAAGTTATAGGCAATGAAATGGATTTTTATTATTGTCCTAGCTGCATTGAACATCAGATTGATATAAACATCGAAAAAGGTGTTTTTAAGTGTCACAGGTGTAGCAGAACAGGAAATATTAAGGATTTATACGATTCATTAGAAGGTGAAGGAGAATATTATAGAAAGTATATTAAAGATTCTTTTAACTTAAAACTAGATTTAGAAAAAATAACGTATCAACTGCAAACGAATTTAAGAAAAAGTAGAAATAAAGTTCCATTGCAATATCTATATAATTATAGGCTTTATACAGATGAAACAATTGAGCTTTTTAAAATCGGATACGCAGGGGAAGACTTTAAAATTACAGAGCTTTCAGAAAAACACTATCATTTAAAAAATTGCATTACTTTTCCTATTTTTAATAAAAGTGGAGAAATAATAAATATAAAGTTTAAACAAGTACAAAAGATAACTCCTGATAAATATTTTAAAAATAAAGTATTTAATCTTTCTGGATATGGAAGTTCAACCACTAATTATATCCACTACACAGCTAACGCAGATAAATTGTGGATATTTGAAGGAGAACCAGATGGAATACTTGCGAATCAAGTATTAATAAATAATAATTTAGATTTTTATAAAAGTACTAATATTATTTCACCGACAGCAGGAGCTAGTAGTATCCCTAGAGAATGGAATGAAGACTATTTTAATATTCCAACTACAATTTTTTATGACAATGATTTTACAGGACATAGAGGTATGTCAAAGATAAATCAAATAAGTGCTAACATCAGACAAGCTAATCTCGAAAATGTCCTTGTAAATAAAGAAAAAGATTTTACTGATCTTGTAAGAAAGGTAGGTGAAGAAAGAAGCTTTAAATTACTTTTGTTATTAGAAACATTAGCAATAAATGAGAATAAAGGAGTTGATATGTTAAAAGAGTTAAATGCCTTTAAGGAATCGTTGAATAGAACTTTATTTAAAGATTTCAATATGACATTAATTTAAAAAAGGGTCAACTTGACCCAAAATTGAAGGGAGAAAAATATGAAAAAATTAGTAGGAGCTTTTTTAGCGGTAGGAGTTTTTCTTACTAGCAGCTTAACAGGTTTTGCATATGAAGGGAAAGCTTATCCTGATTTTATGAAAGAGGAAAAGGATTTAAGCAAGATAATAATGAGCGTAAACGGATTTGGGCTTTATGACGATCATTGGGAAAAAGAGCAGTCAATTTATAAATCTGAAGATGGATTGATTATGACTCCAGTAAAAACTTTTTCAAAATATCTAGGTGCAGAGCTTATGACTTCAAGTGATAAAGAATTCAAAACAAAATATAACGGAAAAGAATATCAGTTTTTAGTTGGAAGTACTACAGTGAAAAATGGCGATAAAATTCATCAGCTAGAATCACCAGTTACATTTGAAAAAGGTGTTATATCAGTTCCTTTTTGGGACTTAGTAGAGATTTGGAATTTATCAGCTAAGATAGAAAATGATACAAAAATACTAGATAGATATGTAGAGCCAGTAAAAGCAGTAGTGACTGTATGGAGCGAGAGCGAAAAAACAGGAATGATTAATATTACTGACCCTAAATCAAAATTAGTAGTATCAAACCCAAATGAATGGTTGGATTTTTGGGAAAAATATGATGAAAAAACAGGAAATGAAGTTTCAAAATATCATATAGACAGAGTTTTTATAGACACAAGAGATATATATGATTTCTATTTTTACGATGATGAAACATCAGGAAATATCACAGATATTGGAACGAGTGACAGAAATGTAAATGGAGAAAGTCTAGTATTTATAAAAAATGGTCAAATAGTTGGAGAAGCTATTAATCAAAATCCAAGTGAAAAATATAAAGATTTTAATTTTTGGTATGTTGATCCAGCTGAAAACAGTAAATATCCAGTGATGATGAATCCAGAAGAAATAAAAAATTGCCAAAATATAGGTTTCTATAGAAATGGACTTAACGTAATGGCTATTATTCCTAATCCTTTTTATGTAGAAGAGGGAGGGAAATAATATATGTCTAAAAGAAAATATTTTCTAAAAGGTATGTGCCTTGTGATGGTACTTCTAATGTCTAGTAATGTAGCTTATGCAGTTAAAACTTCATCTAAAACAGTTAAGGAAAGAGATCTTAATAATAATAAAGATTTAAAGAAAGCTAAGGATTATATGAATAAGGGAGAAAATAAGAAAGATTTCGATTCTGGAGCATCCCTTAATCTTGGTACTAGAAAAAATGCAGATGGCAGCACTACCAGATCAACTATAGAAAAAGACCATAACGGAAACTATACCATAAGAGAATATACTACTGGTGGTTCATCAAAAGATCGTGACAGAGATAATAAAAAACCAAGTGAACCAGTAGTACCACCAAAACCAGCCAGTGAAGTAATTATTGAGAGTAAGGACAATAACACAGTAGTTTGGATAGAAAGAGAATATGAGTATGATAAACCGTCTAACTCATGGAAACCAGTAGACTATAAATACCAAATAGACCTTATCACAAGTGCTAATATCTATGATGCAGATGGAAAGCAACAAAATAAAGTCACTATAAAAGCAGGATACGGAATTAAAGTTGATGGTTCATCTAAATTTGAAATGAAGCAAATAGCAGGGAATAAGAAAGATTCTACAGCAGGATTTAAACAAACACTTCCGACAGCAGGAACAGTTACTACTGATTTTGCAGTTAAGAAAAATATAGCTCAAAATAAGACTTTAAACCTTGAATCAAAAGGAAACGGAAGTTTTGTAACAGCTAAAAACAGTGGAAGTAAGACAGGTGCAAAAGTAGTATACACTGATATAGCTCAAAAAGATGGTAAATACAGTGTAGTTGTTAAATTTACAAATGCAAAGCTATCGGGACCAGTTCTAGGAGATTATGAAATGTCTGATAGTAAGACACTTAACTTTAATATCAAAGGTAGTATGTATGAAGATTCATATGTAAAGCCTACTGATTCAACTAAAAATAAAAATAATACAGGATTTGAGCCGATCACGTTCGACAACGGATTTAATTAATTCGGAGGTTATAAGATGATTATTAATGATTTACTAATGCAAAATAATATTTCAGATTCTCAAACAGATGAACTGAATGACATTATGAAAAATAGAGATATTATAGAAGTTTTAATTGTAGAAGCAGATGATGAAAATGAAATTTTAAAATGTGAGTTT includes:
- a CDS encoding helix-turn-helix domain-containing protein encodes the protein MKHDYDEILKVLIQQRMKTLDITYTELAKISKVSKSTIHSYITYPDKSINIKSLVNICNALNINTYDVLEIIGLKSDGLGEYYPRFKTIILNYLKNNNIEDEMFSDDDFEFIQKVLMYIASNKMYKNK
- a CDS encoding helix-turn-helix domain-containing protein; translation: MDFYKKKMGKNIQDIRNDKNLTLNNLAELSNISPGTISMLETGSFFRTRFSTIFTILKALGLNEEDFLKNIILDIPFEVTANFISYSEFEKSCLEKCLRTIKQ
- a CDS encoding stalk domain-containing protein produces the protein MKKLVGAFLAVGVFLTSSLTGFAYEGKAYPDFMKEEKDLSKIIMSVNGFGLYDDHWEKEQSIYKSEDGLIMTPVKTFSKYLGAELMTSSDKEFKTKYNGKEYQFLVGSTTVKNGDKIHQLESPVTFEKGVISVPFWDLVEIWNLSAKIENDTKILDRYVEPVKAVVTVWSESEKTGMINITDPKSKLVVSNPNEWLDFWEKYDEKTGNEVSKYHIDRVFIDTRDIYDFYFYDDETSGNITDIGTSDRNVNGESLVFIKNGQIVGEAINQNPSEKYKDFNFWYVDPAENSKYPVMMNPEEIKNCQNIGFYRNGLNVMAIIPNPFYVEEGGK